The genome window GATACTCTTTGCCGCAGGGCTAAAGCATCTCCGGTCTCCCTTATCCCGAAGTTACAGGAGTAATTTGCCGAGTTCCTTAACGAGAGTTATCTCGAACACCTTAGTATTCTCTACTTGCCTACCTGTGTCGGTTTGCGGTACGGTCGAATAAACCTAAACTTAGAAGTTATTTCTTGGCAGCCTGGATTCGAAAGCTACGCCTAACATTCGTTAGGATCCCGCGAGTTCTCAGCTCAAGTGACGGATTTTCCAATCACTCTCAACGCCTACCACACGCAACGGCAACCAATAAGCCGCACTAACTATCCTCCTGCGTCACTCCATCGCACAATTTACTCGGTGCAGGAATATGAACCTGCTTCCCATCGACTACGCATTCTTAGCCTCGTCTTAGGGGCCGACTAACCCCCGGCGGATTGGCCTTCCCGGGGAAACCTTAGGCTATCGGTGGGGAAGAATCTCACTCCCCTTTACGCTACTCATGCCAGCATCTTCACTTCTTACTCCTCCAGCGCTCCTTACGGTACGCCTTCAACGGAAGAAAGAACGCTCTCCTACCACTCCTTACGGAATCCGTGCCTTCGGCGCCATGCTTAGTCCCGATTACATTTTCGGCGCGGGAGCACTCGACCAGTGAGCTATTACGCACTCTTTAAAGGGTGGCTGCTTCTAAGCCAACCTCCTGGTTGTATATGCACCCCCACATCCTTTGCCACTTAGCATGAACTTTGGGGCCTTAAACGACGGTCTGGGCTGTTTCCCTTTTGACCACGGAGCTTATCCCCCGTAGTCTGACTGCCAGTCTTTGGAGTTACGGTATTCGAAGTTTGATAGGGTTTGGTAAGCTTGTGGGCCCCCTAGTCCTTTCAGAGCTCTACCCCCGCAACTAAACAACTGACGCTAGGCCTAAACCTATTTCGGAGAGAACCAGCTATCGCCTGCCTTGATAGGCCTTTCACCCCTATCCACACCTCATCCCAATTCTTTTCAACGAAAAAGGGTTCGGTCCTCCAGTGAGTTTTACCCCACCTTCAACCTGGACATGGATAGCTCGACAGGCTTCGGGTCTATTCCACGCTACTTAAACGCCCTATTCAGACTCGCTTTCGCTTCGCCTACGACATCTCACTGTCTTAAGCTTGCAACGTAAAATAACTCGCCGGCTCATTCTACAAAAGGCACACCATGACCCGTTAAAGGGCTCTGATACCTTGTAAGCATACGGTTTCAGGTACTATTTCACTCCGGTCCCCCGGTACTTTTCACCTTTCCCTCGCGGTACTTGTTCACTATCGGTCATCAGGTACTGTTTAGCCTTACGGGGTGGTCCCCGCAGATTCCCACAGAATTACACGTGTTCCGTGGTACTCAGGATACTGGCCAAAGGCACAAAATTTTCGCTTACGGGACTTTCACCCCCTATGGTCGGCTTTTCCAAAACCGTTCTGCTAATCTTGTGCTTGGTAACTTTGCGGAGCATTCTAATCTACTCCTGCCAGTCCTACAACCCCTCTGCTACAGCGAATTAGATCTGTAACGTAGGCAGAGGTTTAGGCTACATCCGCGTTCGCTCACCGCTACTGACGGAATCATTGTTATTTTCTTTTATTCCGGGTACTAAGATGTTTCAATTCCCCGACTTAGCTCGCATTTGCGTTCTCAGTTATTCACTGAGAGGGTTGCCCCATTCGGAAATCAACGGATCAAAGCTTGCTTACAACTCCCCGTTGCTTATCGCAGAAAGCCACGTCCTTCATCGCGTCCTGATGCCCGGGCATCCCCCGTACGCCCTTTCTTACTTGACCATATTACGAAACAAATAACGTCTCCGTTAATCGCTTTGAAGTCAGCATCCAAGGGCTATCTTCTCATCTAAGAGAAGAAGCATTTGTTAAACCTGTAGAATGATGTGTAGCTGTAAAAATTTTTGAAATTACCGATCTCGTTCGAGATATGAATGTCGCGCGAATCTCATTTCTATACGCAACATCAACTCAATCAAAATTGTCTTTGCTAATCTTTACATTTTTGTGTTCTCAAGAGCACCTCTACTCTCAAGAACCTCTCTTCTATCGCAGTATATATGTTGTTAAAGAACTTCCACGTTTCCCGAGGTCGAATCTTTTAGCCTGGTCTGTCAAAAATGACAAACGAAGAAAAGAAGCAACTTAGTTGTTCGCTACCTGCTGTCTCATTTCTGAAACAGCCGTAAGGACCAAAGTATAAATCACTTCTGCCTAGTCAAATAGAATTTATAAAAATTCTGCGCTTTTTGGAAGATCGTATAGGAGACAATTTTCGGTGATTATGTCTCATTGAATCAGAATTTGTAATTTAAGTAAGAATAGATTGAAATCACAGTTATGTAATGTTTATTTTTTTTTAGGGAAGAGGACGGAACCCCGGCCTAACTCGAGAAAAATCATTCTTTTGCACAAGAATTTCCGAGAAAGACCCTTGTTCTTTCATATCGAATTTCTGTTCGAACGGAGATTAGAAGTTTCTTTTTTTCGGATCCGACTTATCGATCGATTTGGCCGTAAGACCGCCCCTTTCCGACAATTTATCCTCTTGCACGCGAAGCCTATTGCAACCCCGCTCGCAGTAACGAATAACAACCTTTCCTCGATATTATTGTCTTCGTGGACGGAACTCCGCCCCAACTCCCATAAAACATTGACAAAAGGAAAAATCCTTGTTTGCGACAACGAAACTCCCATGCTGTCAGAAAACGATGCAACTCAAACGGTCCCTCAATCTATTCGATTCCATATCTCTCATGTTCAGCTCCATGGTAGGACCGGGAATCTTCATCACAACGGGATACATTCTCCATCAGGTTCCGAATCCCAACATCGTTTTACTCGCGTGGATCTTGGGAGGATTTCTCGCAGTCGCCGGCGCGATGTCTTACGCAAAGTCCGCATCCTTATTTCCTTACGCGGGAGGAGATTACGTTTATCTCAAAGAAGCATATTCTCCCATCGTTGCCTTTGCGAGCGGTTGGCTTTCGCTATCGATCAACTTTTCCGCTTCGATTTCCTTATCCGCATTAGCATTTTCTAAATCGTTTTTTTCTTTGATCAATCCTTCCTGGGACATTTATTTTTTCGAATTCCCGTTTTTGGGACTAACGATCTCGATCGGCACCGCGCAAATGTTGGCGATGTGCGCGATCCTTCTTTTTACGATCATCAACTTCTTCGGAATTTCCACCGCTTCCAGAATTCAAAACCTCTTTACGGGAGTTAAGATTCTCGGATTGGTATCGTTCGTCGTGTTGGGATTCATTATCGGGAATTACGATACTTCGCGTTTTCAATCCTTCTCCTTGCTTCCGTACGGATGGACCGGCATGGAATCGCTGTTAGCCGGAGTAATACCCGTAACGTATTCTTATCTCGGCTGGAACATGATCACATACGTAGCGGAAGAAGTCAAAGATCCGGATAAAAACATCTATAAGGCCGTGTTGTATTCCTGCGCACTCGTAACGACGCTTTACATTCTCATCAACTTTCTTTTTCTAAGCTCCGGCTCCGTCGCGGAGTTATCGGGAGATAGGATCGGAATCACCGCCTCATCCGCGTTATTCGGACCGAAAGCGACGATCTTGATTACCGCATTCATCTGCTGGGCTTTTTTAGGGTCGATCTCCGCTTACATCATCGGCGGTTCGAGAATTTATTTTGCGATGGCGAGAGACGGATTCTTTTTTCAAAACATGGCAAAACTTCATTCGAAACACAAAAGTCCGTATATGTCCCTGCTCTTTCAATGCGGATATGCCTGTCTTTTTTGTTTCGTTAAAGAGATCGAAAGCCTTTTGTATCTCATCACTTGTTCCACTCTTCTTCTTGCAACGATCACCGCATACACCCCGATTCTTTTTGAAAAAAGACATTATAAATTGAAGTTTAGAATTCCAGGATATCCTTATACAACGTATTTGTACATCGCTTCCAACGTGGGAATCATCGCAACTCTGCTCTGGAACAAACCGACCGAAGCGCTATGGGGAATCGGCTTCACTCTCCTCTCGGTGCCGATGTATTATTATTTTAAAGCGACACAGAATTCTTTACCGAAAGTTTCCATCCCTCTCGACTCCGAAGCTCCGGAACTTTTAGCGACCAGTCTGCTTCCGGAGAACGAACCTGTTCCCGTTGCCAGCGGAGAACCTTAAACCGCCGTTTTTTCTTTGAAAGCGAAGAATCGACTCATACTCCATTCTTATTCCGGAATTCTTTCGATTCTATTTTTAACCTGCCGAATTTTTCTCCCTTTGTTTACGATTCCCTTTCTTCCAGAAGATCTTTATCTTCTTTTAGGAAGAATCGGAATTTTTCTCGGACTTTTCGCGTTTCTCAGCGGATGCGGACTCGGCAAATATTCGTTCGTGCAAAATTCTGAATATACGGAAATTCACATCATTCTTCTTTTAGCGGGTTTGGCTCTTCAAATCCCGGCGATCTCGGAAAATCATACGAACTTCTATGCGAACCTTGCCTCTTGGTTCGGATTTCCGCTCTTGCTCGCGGGATGGATTTACGGCCGAAGAATTCGCCGTAAAAAATAAAACTTTTCTTTCTTCCAAGCGTATGAATAGTCGCCTTCAATTTTCGGAGGTTTTATGGACTTTACTTTATCCGAGGATGAACTTTTGTTCATCAATTCGTTTAACGATTTTTGTAAAAAGGAAATCGAACCCTTTGCAGAAGAAGCGGATCGCAAAAAAGAAATTCCAAGATCGCACTTCCATAAACTCGCACAGATCGGTTATATCGGTTTACCTCACGAGGAAGAATACGGAGGTCAAAACGCAGGAGCGTTCCGTTCCTTAATTGCTATGCAGATTTTGGGAAAGTCCTGCGGCTCGACGTTCTTTTCGGTGGGGGCTTCGGGAGGTCTTTTCGGCTTACCGATTCATCACTATGGAAACGAAGAACAAAAAAGATACTATCTTCCTTCGATCAACAACGGATCCAAAATCGGATCGTTAGGAATCACGGAACCCGATGCAGGTTCGGACGTTTCTTCCCTTCGAACGATTGCAAAAGAAGTTTCCAAAGGACGTTATCAGCTTTCCGGTCAAAAGACCTATATCACGAACGCTCCGATCGCGGATTATTGTTTGGTTCTTGCTAAGGTCCGGGATTTAAACGGAAAGGAAAAAGGGCTGACTCATTTTTTGGTGAATCTGAATTCGAAAGGGGTTCAACGATCAGCGCCTATGGAAAAGCTCGGACTCAAAGCTTCGCCTACCGGCGCGCTCTTTTTCGAAGACGTAGATGTTTCGTCTAACGATATTCTCGGAACTCTCGGCAAAGGATTCCGTCAAACGATGCAAACCTTCAACATGGAGAGAATTTCTCTGGCCGCTTGGTCGATCGGCTTAATGGAAGCGTGTTTGGAAGAATCCAAATCCTTTGCATCCACGAGAAAAAGTTTCGGCAAACCGATCGCGCAACATCAATCCGTCGCCAACCTACTCGCGGAAATTTATACGAAACTCGAAGCCTCCCGATGGTTCACATACAATGTCGCCTGGGAAATGGAACGGGCCGATCGATCGGGAAAAGGAAGCATGCATCTTTCGGGGAAATGCGCCTCTTGCAAATTATTCGCAACCACTTCCGCAAGAGAAGTCGCAAACTTAGCCGTTCAGATTCACGGAGGCGCGGGTTTTATGAACGAATACAAGGTTTCCAGACTTTACAGAGACGTTCGACTCGGCGAAATCGGCGGAGGAACAAGTGAAATCCAAAAACTCATCATCGCGGGAAGTATTCAAAAAAATTGATATTTCTTGCAGTCGAAATCAAGGAGCAGCCCGTCGATAAAGCCTCGGAATTTGATCTTTCCAATTTGAATCGGCGATTCAAGCGATGTCGCTTATCATTTCTTGGGATCGGAATTTTCGATCATCGTTTTCAAATACGAATGGATTTCCGGATCATTGTCCCGTATTAGCTGCCAAAAGGAGAATCCGCGTATTTTATATTTTTTTAATAGATTCATCTTCGTTTCAAACGATCGACGATTCATATAAAATGCGACCCGATCGCAGCCTCCTAAACTGTACCAAAGCGAAGGATCGTCGTAGACACGGCCTTCGTGGCGATAAAGATACGGCCGAAGATAAATCCAATCCCCCGATTTTCGAGCATCCTTGAATATCTTGGAAATGTCAGTCGGCTCCTCGGATCTGGGGCTCCAGTTCGCTTTAATATATTGTGCGCGCGAATAAAAAACCGCCTTGGAAGGAATATCGCAATTCAAAGGCCAATCGTATCCGTAGGTCGGAATCGCCATGTATAATTTTTCATTCGGAATCTTTTGAGTCGAATATTCTAATATTTTTTCGATCCACCAAGAAGGAGCTTGCGGCCCGGGTCCGGGAAAGGCGTTCTTTCTCGGATGAAGTTCATACGCCATAATCTTAATCTTGTCCGCGACTTTCCCCAAAAACTCGTAGTCGTGCGATAATTGTCCGCGGTAGGCTTCGTAAAAATCTACGGACATCTTCTTTCCGTTTTCTTTGCACAAATATTCGAAAGGCTCCTCCGCGAACGTTTTCGGATGAATCGCGACGGAAAGAAGTTTGTTTCTCTTTTTTAATTCCTGCGATAAAAGAGTTAAAAAGGTTTCGAAACTTTCCTTTTTATCGCAGGTCATGCCCTCGTAGTCGATATCGATTCCGTCGTAGTCGTATGTTTCGATTTCTTTTATAATTTGTCCGATATGATAATCGCGGATCTTCGTGTTTCCGTTCAATCCGATCGCATCCGAAACTTTCTCGAAGTCGTTTTCCCATCGAAATATGGTCGGTATGATTTTGGTTTTCGGAGAGATCGTTTTCAACGCCCAGATATAAACTTCCTGCGCTTTCGGATTCCATACGGATTTGACGTTACCGGTGTTGCTGCGGCCGCCTTCCAACGTATATAAAAAAGGATGTATCTCGTCGTAAAGGTGGACGTTTTGCGTCATCGCAACGATATCGGAGGACCAAGTCGATGCGAGAAAATCCCTTTCGTTTTTCAAGTTCGGATTTTCAGAATTGTTAAACGAAGTCCAATTCAATAAAAAACGGAATTCGCTGTATTTTTCGTTTAAGAATCGAAATCCGCCTTCCTTTGCGAAAGGATTCCCGTATAAGAGAACTCCGAACAAAATAGTCAGAATTGAAACGATAAATAGGAGTAATTTGGATTTCAAGGCGAGTTCTTATCGGACTTTAGATTTTCAACCAGAGTAAATCGGGATGACATTCTGAAAAGAGAATTCCTGGAAAATTGGGATCACCTTTTACGATTCGGAATCCGACGAGACCGGTCGTTTTCGAATTTTATCAAAATCTTTCTTTCAAAAACGAATTCCGCTTTTACGATAGGCCAATCTTTCGATTCAACAATTTTCTTCTTCGAGCTATCACCGTGTCGCCTAGGTTTTTGTTTCGTATTTCGACCGTTATTTGTTTTTTGGTTTCCCTATTCGCGACCTTTAGCTCCTGTTATGCGAACCCTCAAGATCCCTCGCTGCTTCCGAAAGCGAAACAAGGACGTTTAGATCTTACCCGCTGGAATTTCGAATCCGAAAAAACTCTTCCGTTAACCGGGGAATGGAAATTCTATTGGAAACAATTCATCGATCCGAATGCGCTGAAGACCGTTTCCAAGGGAAAGTTTATTTTTCTGGATGCGCCGGTCGTTTGGAACGGCGTCCTTTTTCACGGCGAGACGATTTCCAGCCACGGCTTTGCTTCGTACGAACTCGAAATTCTTCTCCCTAAAAATTTCTCGGAAACCGCCGTCTCGATCCCGGACGAAGGCACCGCTTACAATCTTTATGTGAACGGAAAACTCGTTGCGAACGCGGGAACCGTCGGAGACAAACCGGAATCTTCGCGGCCGCTTTACAAACCTCAAATCGTCGTCCTACCCGACTCGGAAATTCTTCATATAGTATTACATATCTCTAATTTTCAGAATCGATGGGGAGGTTATTGGTTTCCGATTCGAATCGGAAATTTAAAGGAAATTCTCGGTGAAGCCCAGACCAAAAAAGGAATCAGCCTTGCGGTTTGTATCGCGGCGGTTCTTATGGCGGTTTTCAATCTCGTCCTCTTTATTTTTCGAAGAAAAGATCCAGCCCCTCTTCTTTTCGCGGCGCATTGTACTCTCATCTTAATCCGAGCCTTGACCACGGGAGAACGTCTAGGTCATCTCCTATTTCCGAACGTTCCCTGGGAGATATTAAACCGACTTGAATACTCCTCCATTTATTTGTCGGCTCCGGCTTTGTACACCTTTCTGCATCGTTTTTGTCCCACGAAATTTTGGGAAAGATTCGGTTTTCTTTTGATTCTTCCGTTTTTTTTCGGCACCTTTCTTGTTCTCTTTTTTCCGAATCAAATTTATACACTGACCCTCGATCCGGTTTTACTATATGCTTTTTTTGTAACGATCCCCGGTTGGTGTATCCTGCTTCTCTACGGAATCCGCAAAAAATTCGAAGGCGCGTGGATTCTGTTTCTGGGTTATATCGCGGTCATGTTCTGCACGTTGCA of Leptospira sanjuanensis contains these proteins:
- a CDS encoding APC family permease, with protein sequence MQLKRSLNLFDSISLMFSSMVGPGIFITTGYILHQVPNPNIVLLAWILGGFLAVAGAMSYAKSASLFPYAGGDYVYLKEAYSPIVAFASGWLSLSINFSASISLSALAFSKSFFSLINPSWDIYFFEFPFLGLTISIGTAQMLAMCAILLFTIINFFGISTASRIQNLFTGVKILGLVSFVVLGFIIGNYDTSRFQSFSLLPYGWTGMESLLAGVIPVTYSYLGWNMITYVAEEVKDPDKNIYKAVLYSCALVTTLYILINFLFLSSGSVAELSGDRIGITASSALFGPKATILITAFICWAFLGSISAYIIGGSRIYFAMARDGFFFQNMAKLHSKHKSPYMSLLFQCGYACLFCFVKEIESLLYLITCSTLLLATITAYTPILFEKRHYKLKFRIPGYPYTTYLYIASNVGIIATLLWNKPTEALWGIGFTLLSVPMYYYFKATQNSLPKVSIPLDSEAPELLATSLLPENEPVPVASGEP
- a CDS encoding glycosyl hydrolase family 18 protein; amino-acid sequence: MNWTSFNNSENPNLKNERDFLASTWSSDIVAMTQNVHLYDEIHPFLYTLEGGRSNTGNVKSVWNPKAQEVYIWALKTISPKTKIIPTIFRWENDFEKVSDAIGLNGNTKIRDYHIGQIIKEIETYDYDGIDIDYEGMTCDKKESFETFLTLLSQELKKRNKLLSVAIHPKTFAEEPFEYLCKENGKKMSVDFYEAYRGQLSHDYEFLGKVADKIKIMAYELHPRKNAFPGPGPQAPSWWIEKILEYSTQKIPNEKLYMAIPTYGYDWPLNCDIPSKAVFYSRAQYIKANWSPRSEEPTDISKIFKDARKSGDWIYLRPYLYRHEGRVYDDPSLWYSLGGCDRVAFYMNRRSFETKMNLLKKYKIRGFSFWQLIRDNDPEIHSYLKTMIENSDPKK
- a CDS encoding acyl-CoA dehydrogenase family protein, whose product is MDFTLSEDELLFINSFNDFCKKEIEPFAEEADRKKEIPRSHFHKLAQIGYIGLPHEEEYGGQNAGAFRSLIAMQILGKSCGSTFFSVGASGGLFGLPIHHYGNEEQKRYYLPSINNGSKIGSLGITEPDAGSDVSSLRTIAKEVSKGRYQLSGQKTYITNAPIADYCLVLAKVRDLNGKEKGLTHFLVNLNSKGVQRSAPMEKLGLKASPTGALFFEDVDVSSNDILGTLGKGFRQTMQTFNMERISLAAWSIGLMEACLEESKSFASTRKSFGKPIAQHQSVANLLAEIYTKLEASRWFTYNVAWEMERADRSGKGSMHLSGKCASCKLFATTSAREVANLAVQIHGGAGFMNEYKVSRLYRDVRLGEIGGGTSEIQKLIIAGSIQKN